One Urechidicola croceus genomic window, GACTATCAACGGCTTGATATAACTTCGTTAACGGTTTATGTGAAGTATCTAGATTACTACAAATCACAGGTGAAATACACGAAGGCGCAACACACTTATCACATATGGATTGTATCTTACCTTTCATCTTATACATATTGGCCGAAGGACCTCCAATGTCTGATAAATATCCTTTAAAATCTGGCATATTTGCAACAGTGTCTACTTCCTTTAAAATAGACTCTTCACTTCTACTCGCAATAAATTTTCCTTGATGTGCAGAAATAGTACAAAAACTACAACCACCAAAACATCCTCGATGAATATTGATGGAAAACTTAATCATTTCAAAAGCCGGAATAGGTCCTCGCTTGTTGTATTTCGGATGTGGTAATCGTGTATATGGTAAATCGAAAGATGCGTCTATTTCATCTTCGGTCATGGTAGGAAATGGTGGGTTAATCACCGCCATATGATCTCCTACTCCTTGAAAAATACGTCTTGCAACGAGTTTATTAGACTCTTGCTCAATGACTTTAAAATTTGAAGCAAATTTCTTTTTGTTCTTTAAACATACCTCATGAGAATGTATGCTTACATCTTCCCAATTTTTATTTTTTGGTGGCTCTTCATCTCTTCCAATGAAAAAAGAAGTTTGTTTTACGGATTTGATACTAGAAAAAGGAACGCCTTTTTGCATTAATTCCACAATTTCACGCAATGGCTGTTCGCCCATTCCGTATACCAACATGTCTGCTTTTGAAGTTTCTAGAATTGTAGGTAATAGTTTGTCCGACCAATAATCATAATGTGTAACTCTACGAAGTGATGCTTCAATTCCTCCTAATAAAACAGGAACATCAGGAAATTTTTCTTTTAATATTTTTGAATACACAGATGATGCATAATCAGGACGTAACCCTTTATCTCCATTTGGAGTATATGCATCTTTATCTCTACGTTTTTTATTGGCAGTATAGTTGCTCACCATCGGGTCCATACAACCTCCTGTAACACCAAAAAACATGGTTGGCTTCCCTAATTTGGTAAAGTCTTGTAAATTATCAGTAACACTAGGTTGCGGTACAATAGCCACTCGCAATCCATAACTTTCTAAAATACGACCAATTACCGCAGGTCCAAACGATGGATGATCTACATAAGCATCTCCACTGAATAGAATTACATCTAGTTCCTCCCAACCACGAAGTTTAACTTCTTTATTTGTAGTAGGTAACCAATCCGAAAGTTTGTTCATTCTCATTTTGCAAAGATACGTTAAATCTATTTAGGTATACATAGGTTAAAAAAAGTAGCATATAATTTATTTTGGTTCTTCGCTTTTAAAAAATTAACTTCGCTTATCGACCATTAAAATTAATAAACTACAAACCTTATCATAACGTTGGGTACAACTATGGAGGAAATATATTTTCGAAAAGGCTCTTCTACAAAGATATCTGGAATAATAAAAAGCTTTTGGCAAATTGACAATAAAGAAAGTATATCAATTGTCAGAGAAAAGATAATTCCTGATGGTTATCCAGAACTAATTTTTCACTATGGTGATTATTACAAAACTAATATTAATGGGGTGTGGCAGACTCAAGGGCTATACCTAATCGCCGGCCAAATAAAAAATCACTTTTTTCTCGAGAATACTGGAGAAAGTAAAATTTTTGGAATAAAATTTCAACCTTGGGGGTTAAGTGAATTATTTAAGATTGAAATGTCTGGATTGACCGACAAAGTAATTGAAATTCCTGATAAGGTTCTAGATACACTTAAACCAGTCAAAGAGATAAGTGTGGGTTCATTGTCATTCGATGAAAAAGTAACTAAAATTGAAAATTGGTTTATTGAATTTTTTTCTGACTTGGACTTAAAGAGTTTCAAAGGACAGAAGGCGGTTGAATTGATTATCGAAAATAAAGGAAAAGCTGAACTAAAAAACATCCAAAGTGAAGTTGGAATTAGTGAAAGAAGTTTAGAGCGTTATTTCAAATCAAAAATTGGATTATCCCCAAAATACTATAGCAGAATTATTCGATTTTCTCATATTTTTAAGTTGGTGCAATCAAATGAAACCGATTGGTCAGATATTATTTTTATTACCGGTTATTATGACCAATCACACTTTATAAAAAATTTTAAGGAATTTACCGGAGAAGACCCTTCCATATATAGTTTTTTTGAAAAAAATTTAGCAAATTTTTTCTTAAAAAAATAACTTGTCGGGTTCTTACAATCATAACCTACTATTTGAATTTACATTTACATCGCTAATTTTTTAAAATAAATGTGATGAAAACAATCAAATTAATTGTCGTTTTAATAGTGTTAACCTTATTTAATGCTTGCAGAAAGAGTACTAATTTACAACAGGTTGAGTTTTTAATTGGAAAATGGAAAATGGAAAATAAAGAAAGTTATGAATCCTGGGAGAAAAAAGAAGATAAGTATTCAGGACAGTCATACAAGTTTAAAAATGGGGAAAAAGTCATATCAGAAAACATTGAACTAAAAATTGTAGAGAATCAAATAATTTATACCCCTACCGTATTTGATCAAAACAATGGTAAAGGAATACCGTTTAAATTAAACTCATCTGATCAAGATCTATTTTCCTTTGAAAATTTAGAGCATGATTTCCCAAAAAAAATTCAATACCGTATATTAAGTGATGATGAATTATATGTTTCTGTATTGGGAGAAAATGATAAAGGGTTTTCATTTAAATTAATCAGGCAGGTTGATTAATCCATAGCAGTTAAAAACATTTATAAGTAATAGCGACTTGAGTTTTAATTCAATTTGTTATTACTTTTTATTTTGTAAATTACTTTCTGAAAGATTTTATCTTAAAACTCGCTACTGCTCCTACATAAAACCGGTAAGCACAACTCAAAAAACAACCTAAAAATTCAAGAATTTTCTGTATTTATTAAAACAGTTTATTTTTTTTAATAAAATTAAAAAACCGCTATTCAATAACTATGAATAACGGTTTACTTGTAAACAAGTGGGGATAATATATTGTTATTTTACAGCAACTTTTAATACGTCGCCAATAATTCTTTCTAGTTCTTGCTTAGGTAATGCTCCCTGAGCCATTTGAGGTTGTTCATCCATAGGGCAAAACAACATTGAAGGTATACTTCTTATTGCAAATGCTGCAGATAACTCTTGTTCTACTTCAGTATCAATTTTATAAATATTTATACTGTCTTTATATTCTTCACTCAATTCTTCCAAAATTGGAGCAATCATTTTACATGGCCCACACCAATCGGCATAAAAGTCAATAATACATGGTTTATCTCCTTCAAATTTCCACTCTTTATTTTTTTCAAAATTGAACACTTTTTCTAAAAAAGTTTCTTTTGTTAATAGTTCTGTCATATTTTATTTTTTAAATACTCTTGTATTTGACGTCAAATGTACAACTAACTTACATTATAAGTCTGTAACACTTGTTACTTATTGGTTTTATAAAAAATATTATTATTCTATCTTCTTCCCTGGCATTTCAAGACCTCCTTGAAATAAGGTTAAACTTTCCACTTTTCCAGCATCATCTTTGTAAAAAATTACACTTGCTGGAACAACTTTTAAATAGAATTCAGTATTTGATTTAGGAAATAATTCTGCTTGAGCTTGACCAGTTGGAAGTCCAAATAATTGTTGGCCTTTGCTTGTTATGGTAATAAAAAAGTCTGGACCTAATTGATATTTCCCTTCATATGTTTTTAAAATTTCTGCTGATACGCTTACTTCTTTAACTAGACTTTCTGTTTCAATACCAAGTCCTCCAAGGACTTTTATTCCATTTTCATTTCCTGGATTTAACTCTACAGATTTTTTGTAGTTAGCAATTGCATTAATAGTATCTCCTTTTATTAAAAATGCTTCACCTAAAGAATCATAAGGGTTTGATGCTTTTGGAAACATTTCAACATTTAATTTAAAAACCTCTAATGCTTTTTCTATATCTTTTTTTCTTAATAATTCATAACCTAATTCATTCAATTCTTGTTCGCCAAACTTATACTTTTCTGGTTCTTCTGCTTTAGTTTTTTTATAAAATGCAATAGCGCCCTGTATTCCATTTTCTTTAATTTCTTTTCTAAATTCTCTTGTAATTGATTTTTTTGGCATTATAAGTTCTGCAGAATCATCTATTAACTTAATCCCAATTTCTTCAACACCTTCTGTAGAATTGGTTAAAACAACAAATCCTTTTTGAGTATCTTTTAGAAACCCTGCAAAAGCTCTATAACCTCCAGTAGCTCCATTATGTTGAATAACAACTCCGTCATTGAAATAATGCCAAGTAAACCCTATTTTGAATTTTTGACTTTCGTTTTCATAGGCATTTTTATGAGTCCATTGCATTGCATCATACAATGGTGATTTAATAACACCCATATTCGCTTGAATATATTTTACCATATCTACTGCTGAAGAGCGAATTCCTCCTGCACCTGCAAATGCTGGTAAATCCCAACTCTCAACTTCTTCTCCTTGATTATGTCCTTTGGCAAGATTTTTTAGCATTTCAGGCGTGTATTCTACTCTCGTATTATCCATTCCTAAAGTGCTTGTAATTTTATCAACCAAAACAGCATCATAGTTTTTTTTATATTGTAGTTCTAAAATGTGTCCTAACATACCCAAACCTAAATTTGAATATTCATATTTATCTCCAATATCTCTAGTTAGTTCTACTCGAGAAACAAATTCATAAGCCATTTCTATTGTATAATCTGAATATGGATTATTTGGATTAGAAGGGTTAAAATTATCTGGCATTCTTGGTAAACTTGATGAATGCGTTGCAACATCTTTTATTGTAATTTCTTTACCATTTCTTGTAGGTGTTTTTACTGTTTCAGGCAAATATTTAGAAATTGGATCAGAAGTTTTCATTTTTCCTTTTAAAATCTCATCAGCAATCATAATTCCAGTAAATGTTTTTGATATAGAACCTATTTCAAAAATTGAATTTTCATCCACTTTTCTTCCAGTTATTAAATCTGCCGTTCCATAACTGTAATAATCTACATTTTCTCCATTAATTAAGGCAACCACAATTCCAGTATTGATTCCCTCATCAACTCTTTCTTTTATATGGTTTTTAACTTCGTTTGAAATCTTGTTTTCTTGTGCGTTTGTTATAAATACTATTGATATAAATAACAATAAGGTGAAAAGTTTTTTCATAATAAAAAAGTGGTTAATTAGATGATTTTAATTTACTTAGGATGTACAAGTTAGTAATAATTTGACCACAGTAAATAAAAAAAGTTACAATTCAATATCTAACTTATCACAAAACATCATTAATAATGTATTCATTATTATTAAAAATAATCTTTTCTTTTTTTTCTTTCCCTATAAGTAATTTCCCAATAGGAGATTGTGGTGATATAGCATAATAGGTTGCATTTTCTATTTCTATTTTACCGGCACTTATAGCAATAAAATAATCGGCTATATTGGTTTTTACAACACTTCCCAGCCGTATAATTTCTGATGCCTCCGTAATCTTTACTTTTTTTAATACAGCCATCATATGATTGACTTCTTGAAGTTGCTGTCCTGCTTTTTCCATTTCTAATTGCAGCATCGCACGTCCTGTTTCATGCTTATCTCCTGCCGAACTTTTGGTTTCTGAACCAAGCGCCTCTTGATTTGATTTTATCGTATTTTCAATTGTTTGTAATTTGTTATTTACAAATGATTCGCAATAGTTATATAGTGTCTCTTTTATGTTCATTTATATCAATTCTGCTAATTCTTTTCCTATAGTACTTCCTATCGCAACTCCCATTCCACCTAGACGAACTCCACAATAAACATTGTCTGCAACTTGCTTTACAATTGCTTTTTTCTGATTTCCAACTCCCATTATTCCGCTCCATCTATGTTCAATTTCGAATGGATGATCTGGTAATATCGTTGTTTTTAATATTTCTTCTAGTTTATTTTGAACGAGTTGAGTCAAGCCAAATTCTGCAGTTTCTTCGGTTTTAAAATCAAGGTTTCGACCTCCTCCAAACAAAATTCTATTATCTATATTTCTAAAATAATAATAACCTTTATCTAGGTGGAAGGTTCCTTTTATATGAAGGTTTTCTATCGGTTTTGTAATCAATACTTGTGCACGTGCTGGTTTTAAATCTTCTTTTAAAAACTGATTGGCAAATCCATTTGTAGCAATCAATATTTTCGTTGATTTGAATGAAAAATTAGTGTTGATTTCAATCATCCCATCTGAATCAACCTTTGTAACCTCCACATTATTTAAAATTTTAATTCCTTTTTTTTGTGCCAATTGTGTTAAAGAAACCATCATTTTCCCAGTATCAATTTGCCCTTCAAATTGATTGGAAAAATAGTTGTTGTGTATCTTCTCAAAATTGAATTTATTATCACACTCTGAGAAAACATTCTCTTTAAAAATAGGGTTCAATAATTGATTAATTGTTGCTTTTTTTGCTAAACAGTTTTCAAATAAGTCATCATTATTAGAAAACAATTCATAGCCTCCATTTTGTTGAAAGTCTATACTATCATCTCCTAGATTCTGTCGTAACAATTGGAGACCTTCCCAGCGTTTTTTTACCAAATTAAAAACCTCATCTTCTGAGTGCGTTTCTAAATCATCAATAATTTCAGAAATACTTCCGAAACAGGCAAAACCAGCATTTTTAGTACTTGCACCATTGGGCAACATTCCTTTTTCTAGGATTAAAATATTAGATTTTGGATGATTTTTCTTCAAGTGAATTGCTGTATTCAATCCTACAATTCCACTTCCGATAATTGTAAAATCTACATCTGTAAACCAACTTTTTAATTCCCAATAACTAAAATTCATATATTTATTTTCACGTGATGAGATGCTGAAACAAGTTCAGCATGACGATTAATAATCATTTAAAATTCCATTTTTAATTGTATATCTATCACCTTTTCTTTCTTCTTGGTATTTACATTTAAGTTTGTCACTGAAATCCCTAATAAACGTACTGAATCTCTCATTTTATCTTGATATAATAACTCTTTTACTGTATCTAATAAAAGAGCTTTTTCTTTTACAAAAAATGGCAGGGTTTTACTTCTTGTTTGTTGTGTAAAATCGCTGTATTTAATTTTTAAAGTTACCGTTTTTCCTGCAAGTTTAGATTTTATCAACCTACGTTCTAATTCATCTGCAATTTTATCCAGTTTTTCTAGCATATAAATTTCAGAAGTTAAATTGGTTCTAAAAGTATGCTCTGCAGCAACAGATTTTGGAATATGATTTGGGTTTACTTTTCCGTTATGAATTCCGCGAACAATCTTGTAATAATGTGCTCCTGATTTACCAAACTTGTCAGTTAAAAACTCTACTGTTTTAGTCTTTAAATCTTTACCCGTAAATATTCCTAAATTATACATTTTGATACGAGTCACTTTTCCTACTCCATAAAACTTTTCGATAGGTAGTTCTTCCAAAAATTGGAGGGCTTCTTCTGGCGGAATCGTTTTTTGACCATTAGGCTTATTAATATCAGAAGCAACTTTAGCAATAAACTTATTATACGATATTCCAGCAGATGCTCTTAAGCCTAATAGATCGTAAATTTTTTGTCTTATTTCTTCGGCAATCATTGATGCCGAAGGATTTCCCATTTTATTAACAGTAACATCCAAATAGGCCTCATCTAAAGAAAGAGGCTCCACTAGATCTGTATATTCATGAAAAATTTTACGAATTCCATTTGAAATCTCTTTGTATCTACTAAATCGTGGTGGAACAAAAATTAATTGTGGACAGTTCTTTTTTGCAATAATTCCACTCATAGCTGAACGAACACCAAATTTTCGAGCTTCGTAACTTGCAGCAGAAATAACACCGCGCTCCTCTCCACCTCCTACAGCAATAGGTTTTCCTCTCAACTCAGGATTATCCAATTGCTCTACAGAAGCATAAAAGGCATCCATATCTACATGAATGATTTTGCGGTATTCTTCCTTAATATTCACATTATAAAACTACAAATTAAGAAAGGAAATTACTGCAATTACTCCAGTTAAAATACTTAAAATTAAGTTTATATTTTTTATTAAACCTTTAATTCTT contains:
- a CDS encoding 3-oxoacyl-ACP synthase; this encodes MNIKETLYNYCESFVNNKLQTIENTIKSNQEALGSETKSSAGDKHETGRAMLQLEMEKAGQQLQEVNHMMAVLKKVKITEASEIIRLGSVVKTNIADYFIAISAGKIEIENATYYAISPQSPIGKLLIGKEKKEKIIFNNNEYIINDVL
- a CDS encoding YgiQ family radical SAM protein — its product is MRMNKLSDWLPTTNKEVKLRGWEELDVILFSGDAYVDHPSFGPAVIGRILESYGLRVAIVPQPSVTDNLQDFTKLGKPTMFFGVTGGCMDPMVSNYTANKKRRDKDAYTPNGDKGLRPDYASSVYSKILKEKFPDVPVLLGGIEASLRRVTHYDYWSDKLLPTILETSKADMLVYGMGEQPLREIVELMQKGVPFSSIKSVKQTSFFIGRDEEPPKNKNWEDVSIHSHEVCLKNKKKFASNFKVIEQESNKLVARRIFQGVGDHMAVINPPFPTMTEDEIDASFDLPYTRLPHPKYNKRGPIPAFEMIKFSINIHRGCFGGCSFCTISAHQGKFIASRSEESILKEVDTVANMPDFKGYLSDIGGPSANMYKMKGKIQSICDKCVAPSCISPVICSNLDTSHKPLTKLYQAVDSHPKVKKSFIGSGIRHDMLVPEFNKNADPKELDAYTEEVMTKHVSGRLKVAPEHTSDPVLKLMRKPSFTYFHKFKERFDKINIKKNLKLQLIPYFISNHPACEVEDMANLAAETKNMGFQLEQVQGFTPTPMTVATVIYYSGYHPYTLKPTRTPKSKKEKDDQHRFFFWYKKENKDWIRNTLTKVKRTDLLEVLLPENKSWRKNKPGKTKNTFNETITEEKKSPRRKNKYKRRRK
- a CDS encoding helix-turn-helix domain-containing protein: MEEIYFRKGSSTKISGIIKSFWQIDNKESISIVREKIIPDGYPELIFHYGDYYKTNINGVWQTQGLYLIAGQIKNHFFLENTGESKIFGIKFQPWGLSELFKIEMSGLTDKVIEIPDKVLDTLKPVKEISVGSLSFDEKVTKIENWFIEFFSDLDLKSFKGQKAVELIIENKGKAELKNIQSEVGISERSLERYFKSKIGLSPKYYSRIIRFSHIFKLVQSNETDWSDIIFITGYYDQSHFIKNFKEFTGEDPSIYSFFEKNLANFFLKK
- a CDS encoding DUF6265 family protein: MKTIKLIVVLIVLTLFNACRKSTNLQQVEFLIGKWKMENKESYESWEKKEDKYSGQSYKFKNGEKVISENIELKIVENQIIYTPTVFDQNNGKGIPFKLNSSDQDLFSFENLEHDFPKKIQYRILSDDELYVSVLGENDKGFSFKLIRQVD
- the dinB gene encoding DNA polymerase IV, with translation MDAFYASVEQLDNPELRGKPIAVGGGEERGVISAASYEARKFGVRSAMSGIIAKKNCPQLIFVPPRFSRYKEISNGIRKIFHEYTDLVEPLSLDEAYLDVTVNKMGNPSASMIAEEIRQKIYDLLGLRASAGISYNKFIAKVASDINKPNGQKTIPPEEALQFLEELPIEKFYGVGKVTRIKMYNLGIFTGKDLKTKTVEFLTDKFGKSGAHYYKIVRGIHNGKVNPNHIPKSVAAEHTFRTNLTSEIYMLEKLDKIADELERRLIKSKLAGKTVTLKIKYSDFTQQTRSKTLPFFVKEKALLLDTVKELLYQDKMRDSVRLLGISVTNLNVNTKKKEKVIDIQLKMEF
- the trxA gene encoding thioredoxin, with translation MTELLTKETFLEKVFNFEKNKEWKFEGDKPCIIDFYADWCGPCKMIAPILEELSEEYKDSINIYKIDTEVEQELSAAFAIRSIPSMLFCPMDEQPQMAQGALPKQELERIIGDVLKVAVK
- a CDS encoding NAD(P)/FAD-dependent oxidoreductase, producing the protein MNFSYWELKSWFTDVDFTIIGSGIVGLNTAIHLKKNHPKSNILILEKGMLPNGASTKNAGFACFGSISEIIDDLETHSEDEVFNLVKKRWEGLQLLRQNLGDDSIDFQQNGGYELFSNNDDLFENCLAKKATINQLLNPIFKENVFSECDNKFNFEKIHNNYFSNQFEGQIDTGKMMVSLTQLAQKKGIKILNNVEVTKVDSDGMIEINTNFSFKSTKILIATNGFANQFLKEDLKPARAQVLITKPIENLHIKGTFHLDKGYYYFRNIDNRILFGGGRNLDFKTEETAEFGLTQLVQNKLEEILKTTILPDHPFEIEHRWSGIMGVGNQKKAIVKQVADNVYCGVRLGGMGVAIGSTIGKELAELI
- a CDS encoding serine hydrolase; amino-acid sequence: MKKLFTLLLFISIVFITNAQENKISNEVKNHIKERVDEGINTGIVVALINGENVDYYSYGTADLITGRKVDENSIFEIGSISKTFTGIMIADEILKGKMKTSDPISKYLPETVKTPTRNGKEITIKDVATHSSSLPRMPDNFNPSNPNNPYSDYTIEMAYEFVSRVELTRDIGDKYEYSNLGLGMLGHILELQYKKNYDAVLVDKITSTLGMDNTRVEYTPEMLKNLAKGHNQGEEVESWDLPAFAGAGGIRSSAVDMVKYIQANMGVIKSPLYDAMQWTHKNAYENESQKFKIGFTWHYFNDGVVIQHNGATGGYRAFAGFLKDTQKGFVVLTNSTEGVEEIGIKLIDDSAELIMPKKSITREFRKEIKENGIQGAIAFYKKTKAEEPEKYKFGEQELNELGYELLRKKDIEKALEVFKLNVEMFPKASNPYDSLGEAFLIKGDTINAIANYKKSVELNPGNENGIKVLGGLGIETESLVKEVSVSAEILKTYEGKYQLGPDFFITITSKGQQLFGLPTGQAQAELFPKSNTEFYLKVVPASVIFYKDDAGKVESLTLFQGGLEMPGKKIE